Part of the Thermococcus sp. genome is shown below.
AGCGCTAAGGATAATGTGGGAGCTGGAACAGTGGTTGAGGGAGATAACCGGTATGGACCGTTTCACCCTCCAGCCGGCGGCCGGAGCAAACGGTGAGTTCACCGGCGTTTCAATAATTCGGGCTTACCATCTCGACAGGGGGGACACCCAGAGAATGGAGATGCTCATCCCGGACTCCGCCCATGGAACAAATCCGGCGAGCGCAGCGATGGCCGGCTTCAGGGTCATCGAGATTCCTTCCAACGAGAACGGCACGGTCGATATTGAGGCTCTGGAGAACGCCGTGAGCAAGAGGATGGCCGGCTTGATGCTCACCAACCCCAACACCCTCGGCATCTTCGAGGACGAGATACTGGAGATAGCTGAGATAGTCCACAAAGCCGGGGGGCTTCTCTACTACGACGGTGCGAATCTCAACGCTGTC
Proteins encoded:
- a CDS encoding aminotransferase class V-fold PLP-dependent enzyme, whose amino-acid sequence is MFRQAKWDEPTVFELSHPGRIGYTLPEPIGDIDVEIPENLRRKSRLDLPELSEPEIVKHYTRLSEMNYGVDSGIYPLGSCTMKYNPKINEEIASHPGVAYIHPYQDERTVQGALRIMWELEQWLREITGMDRFTLQPAAGANGEFTGVSIIRAYHLDRGDTQRMEMLIPDSAHGTNPASAAMAGFRVIEIPSNENGTVDIEALENAVSKRMAGLMLTNPNTLGIFEDEILEIAEIVHKAGGLLYYDGANLNAV